The proteins below are encoded in one region of Corynebacterium sphenisci DSM 44792:
- a CDS encoding demethylmenaquinone methyltransferase, with the protein MARADLDKNPTEVSSMFDAVGARYDLTNTIMTGGLDAYWRRRVTRRLDPLPGERVLDLAAGTAISTAALAAGGAWCVACDFSRGMLHAGAHREVPKVCGDGMALPFADGVFDAVTITWGLRNIQDPEAGLRELARVTKPGGRLTVAEFSTPGNRLLARVYKDVVLAALPAVARAAASNPEAYVYLAESIRAWPDQEELARIITAAGWADCGWQNLTGGIAAMHSAVKPG; encoded by the coding sequence GTGGCACGGGCAGACCTGGACAAGAACCCCACCGAGGTGTCGTCGATGTTCGACGCCGTCGGCGCGCGGTACGACCTCACCAACACCATCATGACCGGCGGCCTGGACGCCTACTGGCGGCGCCGGGTGACCCGCCGCCTGGACCCGCTGCCCGGGGAGCGGGTGCTCGACCTCGCCGCGGGCACCGCGATCTCCACCGCCGCCCTCGCCGCCGGCGGGGCCTGGTGCGTGGCCTGCGACTTCTCCCGGGGGATGCTGCACGCCGGGGCGCACCGGGAGGTGCCGAAGGTCTGCGGGGACGGGATGGCGCTGCCCTTCGCGGACGGGGTCTTCGACGCGGTGACCATCACCTGGGGGCTGCGCAACATCCAGGACCCGGAGGCGGGCCTGCGCGAACTGGCCCGGGTGACCAAACCGGGCGGCCGGCTCACCGTCGCCGAGTTCTCCACCCCCGGCAACCGGCTGCTCGCCCGGGTGTACAAGGACGTGGTGCTCGCCGCCCTGCCCGCGGTGGCCCGGGCCGCGGCCTCCAATCCCGAGGCCTACGTCTACCTCGCCGAATCCATCCGGGCCTGGCCGGACCAGGAGGAGCTCGCCCGGATCATCACCGCCGCCGGCTGGGCGGACTGCGGCTGGCAGAACCTCACCGGCGGCATCGCCGCCATGCACTCGGCGGTGAAACCCGGCTGA
- a CDS encoding geranylgeranyl reductase family protein, with protein sequence MTLSADSPGAPGPAATTASASAAGAGPAPVPAGVDLLIVGGGPAGSTAAAYAAAAGLEVAVADARAFPRDKTCGDGLTPRALAELDRLGLAGAVTGRVVNRGLRLHGFGGSVTAPWPAGGAFPATGSAMPRAEFDRLLLDHAAAAGARILDGHEVVDLVRPSLRRVSHALLRGPDGEVRRVAVDRLLVADGVRSPVGRLLGRVWHRDHVFGVAARSYCATGRAEEWIHSHLELTDAEGRTLPGYGWIFPLGADGGGGQRVNLGCGALATAGRPARANVKKLLRHYAGRVRAEWGLGEPERVTSALLPMGGAVSGVAGVNWALIGDAAALVNPLNGEGIDYAMESARLAVHRMLAAPGDPDGLTHAWPALLREHYGESFSLARRLAGLLTRPGFLPAAGPLTLGAPWAGPLMGAAARLMGNLVTEADRDLVARTWRAAGRLSAAAESRPPWA encoded by the coding sequence ATGACCCTCTCCGCCGACTCCCCCGGGGCCCCCGGACCCGCCGCGACCACCGCCTCCGCCAGCGCCGCCGGAGCCGGCCCCGCCCCGGTGCCGGCCGGGGTGGACCTGCTCATCGTCGGCGGCGGCCCGGCCGGGTCCACCGCCGCGGCCTACGCCGCCGCCGCCGGGCTGGAGGTCGCCGTCGCCGACGCCCGCGCCTTCCCCCGGGACAAGACCTGCGGGGACGGGCTCACCCCCCGGGCCCTGGCGGAGCTGGACCGGCTGGGCCTGGCCGGGGCGGTCACCGGCCGGGTGGTCAACCGGGGCCTGCGGCTGCACGGCTTCGGCGGTTCGGTGACCGCCCCCTGGCCGGCCGGCGGCGCCTTCCCCGCCACCGGCTCGGCGATGCCGCGGGCCGAGTTCGACCGGCTGCTGCTGGACCACGCCGCCGCGGCCGGGGCCCGGATCCTGGACGGCCATGAGGTGGTGGACCTGGTGCGGCCGAGCCTGCGCCGGGTCAGCCATGCGCTGCTGCGGGGCCCGGACGGGGAGGTGCGCCGGGTGGCGGTGGACCGGCTGCTCGTCGCCGACGGGGTGCGCTCCCCGGTGGGCCGGCTGCTCGGCCGGGTGTGGCACCGCGACCACGTCTTCGGGGTCGCGGCCCGGTCCTACTGCGCCACCGGCCGCGCCGAGGAGTGGATCCACTCCCATCTGGAGCTCACCGACGCCGAGGGGCGGACCCTGCCCGGCTACGGCTGGATCTTCCCGCTCGGCGCGGACGGCGGCGGCGGGCAGCGGGTGAACCTGGGCTGCGGGGCGCTGGCCACCGCGGGCCGGCCGGCGCGGGCGAACGTGAAGAAGCTGCTGCGCCACTACGCGGGGCGGGTGCGCGCGGAATGGGGGCTGGGCGAACCGGAGCGGGTGACCTCGGCGCTGCTGCCGATGGGCGGGGCGGTCAGCGGGGTCGCCGGGGTGAACTGGGCGCTGATCGGCGATGCCGCGGCCCTGGTCAACCCGCTCAACGGGGAGGGCATCGACTACGCCATGGAATCGGCCCGGCTGGCGGTGCACCGGATGCTCGCCGCCCCCGGGGACCCGGACGGGCTCACCCACGCCTGGCCGGCGCTGCTGCGGGAGCACTACGGGGAGTCGTTCTCCCTGGCCCGGCGGCTGGCCGGGCTGCTCACCCGGCCCGGGTTCCTGCCCGCGGCGGGCCCGCTGACCCTGGGCGCGCCCTGGGCGGGGCCGCTGATGGGCGCCGCCGCCCGGCTGATGGGCAACCTGGTCACCGAGGCGGACCGGGATCTGGTGGCGCGCACCTGGCGGGCCGCCGGCCGGCTCTCCGCGGCGGCGGAGTCCCGCCCGCCCTGGGCCTGA
- a CDS encoding polyprenyl synthetase family protein, with the protein MRIGGSTAKDAQRTAGAVISSVDLGDAGLEADITAGMRRCEELLLSELRRGEDFLVEQVTHLAAAGGKRFRPMFALLAAQFGPRPEAPEVTTAATVVELTHLATLYHDDVMDEAELRRGAPSANARWDNSVAILAGDYLFSSASHLLAQLGSDTVLHFARTFRDLVTGQMRESTGCPAGEDPVAHYLRVIREKTGVLIASAGYLGALHSGAGEEVIEALAAYGENVGLVFQIVDDIIDISSDPDESGKTPGTDLREGVFTLPVLYALREEGPAADRLREILDGPVTDDALVAEALDLLARSGGAERAMADVRGYLARAEEAIAELPDIPAKEALRHLAGYTVRRVG; encoded by the coding sequence ATGCGTATCGGCGGCAGCACCGCGAAGGACGCCCAGCGCACCGCCGGTGCCGTGATCTCCAGCGTCGACCTGGGCGATGCCGGGCTGGAGGCCGACATCACCGCCGGGATGCGCCGCTGCGAGGAGCTGCTGCTGTCCGAGCTGCGCCGCGGCGAGGACTTCCTCGTCGAGCAGGTCACCCACCTCGCGGCCGCCGGGGGCAAGCGCTTCCGGCCGATGTTCGCCCTGCTCGCCGCGCAGTTCGGGCCCCGCCCGGAGGCCCCGGAGGTCACCACCGCGGCCACCGTGGTGGAGCTGACCCACCTGGCGACGCTGTACCACGATGACGTGATGGACGAGGCGGAGCTGCGCCGCGGGGCGCCCTCGGCCAACGCCCGCTGGGACAATTCGGTGGCCATCCTCGCCGGGGACTACCTGTTCTCCTCCGCCTCCCATCTGCTCGCCCAGCTCGGCTCGGACACGGTGCTGCATTTCGCGCGCACCTTCCGGGACCTCGTCACCGGGCAGATGCGCGAATCCACCGGCTGCCCCGCCGGGGAGGACCCGGTGGCGCACTACCTGCGGGTGATCCGGGAGAAGACCGGGGTGCTGATCGCCTCCGCCGGCTACCTCGGCGCCCTGCACTCCGGGGCCGGGGAGGAGGTCATCGAGGCGCTCGCGGCCTACGGGGAGAACGTGGGCCTGGTCTTCCAGATCGTCGACGACATCATCGACATCTCCTCCGATCCGGACGAATCCGGCAAAACCCCGGGCACCGATCTGCGGGAGGGCGTGTTCACCCTGCCGGTGCTCTACGCGCTGCGCGAGGAGGGCCCGGCGGCGGACCGGCTGCGCGAGATCCTCGACGGTCCGGTCACCGACGACGCCCTGGTCGCGGAGGCCCTCGATCTGCTCGCCCGCTCCGGCGGGGCGGAGCGGGCGATGGCCGATGTGCGCGGCTACCTGGCCCGCGCCGAGGAGGCGATCGCGGAGCTGCCGGACATCCCGGCCAAGGAGGCGCTGCGCCACCTCGCCGGGTACACGGTGCGCCGGGTCGGCTGA
- the secE gene encoding preprotein translocase subunit SecE translates to MAEHNQSPAAEAQRPAGKRQMAGVATPAAGRPARRAEDAPAARANPVTFIKQVLAELRKVIWPTGRQMLVYTIVVMAFLIFTLALVWGVDTLAGLGVSAVFGS, encoded by the coding sequence GTGGCCGAGCACAACCAGAGCCCCGCCGCGGAGGCCCAGCGCCCCGCCGGCAAGCGCCAGATGGCGGGCGTCGCCACTCCCGCCGCGGGCCGACCCGCCCGCCGCGCCGAGGACGCCCCCGCCGCCCGCGCCAACCCGGTGACCTTCATCAAGCAGGTCCTCGCCGAGCTGCGCAAGGTGATCTGGCCCACCGGCCGGCAGATGCTCGTCTACACCATCGTGGTGATGGCCTTCCTCATCTTCACCCTCGCCCTGGTGTGGGGCGTGGACACCCTCGCCGGGCTCGGCGTCTCCGCGGTATTCGGGTCCTGA
- the nusG gene encoding transcription termination/antitermination protein NusG yields MGEALIEAASEAYTPQQEAEAPGAADPAPEPAAAEADAAAEPAEEVDPEQEYRRRLREFSRELKRRKGDWYIIQCYSGYENKVKTNLEMRAQTMGVDEQIHEVVVPIEEVEELKDGKRKIVKRKLLPGYVLVRMELDDPSWSVVRDTPGVTSFVGSEGQPTQVKIREVAKFLMPKETVAAAGDAEGTAVAVAPKAEETQVKVDYEVGESVTILSGPFASVAATISDIDPAAGRIKALVSIFGRETPVELGLDEVEKLD; encoded by the coding sequence ATGGGCGAGGCGCTCATCGAGGCCGCCTCCGAGGCGTACACCCCCCAGCAGGAGGCCGAGGCCCCCGGCGCCGCCGACCCCGCCCCCGAGCCCGCCGCGGCCGAGGCCGACGCCGCCGCGGAGCCGGCCGAGGAGGTCGACCCGGAGCAGGAGTACCGCCGCCGGCTGCGCGAGTTCTCCCGGGAGCTCAAGCGGCGCAAGGGCGACTGGTACATCATCCAGTGCTACTCGGGCTACGAGAACAAGGTGAAGACCAACCTGGAGATGCGCGCCCAGACCATGGGCGTCGACGAGCAGATCCACGAGGTCGTGGTGCCCATCGAGGAGGTCGAGGAGCTCAAGGACGGCAAGCGCAAGATCGTCAAGCGCAAGCTGCTGCCCGGCTACGTGCTGGTGCGCATGGAGCTCGACGACCCCTCCTGGTCCGTGGTCCGGGACACCCCCGGGGTGACCTCCTTCGTCGGCTCCGAGGGCCAGCCCACCCAGGTCAAGATCCGGGAGGTGGCGAAGTTCCTCATGCCCAAGGAGACCGTCGCCGCCGCCGGCGACGCCGAGGGCACCGCGGTGGCGGTGGCCCCGAAGGCGGAGGAGACCCAGGTCAAGGTGGACTACGAGGTCGGCGAGTCGGTGACCATCCTCTCCGGGCCCTTCGCCTCGGTGGCGGCCACCATCTCCGACATCGACCCCGCCGCCGGCCGGATCAAGGCCCTGGTGTCCATCTTCGGCCGGGAGACCCCGGTGGAGCTGGGCCTCGACGAGGTCGAGAAGCTCGACTGA
- the rplK gene encoding 50S ribosomal protein L11, whose product MAPKKKLQAVIKLQIQAGQANPAPPVGPALGAHGVNIMEFCKAYNAATENQRGDVIPVEINVYEDRSFDFKLKTPPAAKLLLKAAGVKKGSGVPHTDKVGSVTMDQCREIAEQKKPDLNANDVEAGAKIIAGTARSMGIEVTGA is encoded by the coding sequence ATGGCCCCCAAGAAGAAGCTTCAGGCAGTCATCAAGCTGCAGATCCAGGCCGGCCAGGCCAACCCGGCGCCGCCGGTCGGCCCGGCCCTCGGCGCCCACGGCGTCAACATCATGGAGTTCTGCAAGGCGTACAACGCCGCCACCGAGAACCAGCGCGGCGACGTCATCCCCGTGGAGATCAACGTCTACGAGGACCGTTCCTTCGACTTCAAGCTCAAGACCCCGCCCGCGGCGAAGCTGCTGCTCAAGGCCGCCGGCGTGAAGAAGGGCTCCGGTGTGCCGCACACCGACAAGGTCGGCTCCGTGACCATGGACCAGTGCCGCGAGATCGCCGAGCAGAAGAAGCCCGACCTCAACGCCAACGACGTCGAGGCCGGGGCGAAGATCATCGCCGGCACCGCCCGCTCCATGGGCATCGAGGTCACCGGGGCCTGA
- the rplA gene encoding 50S ribosomal protein L1, with amino-acid sequence MSKNSKAYKAALEKIDAGRIYSPLEAAGLAKETSSKNHDASIDVAIRLGVDPRKADQLVRGTVSLPNGTGKTVRVVVFAAGENATKAEEAGADLVGTDELIEKIQGGWTDFDAAIATPDQMAKVGRVARVLGPRGLMPNPKTGTVTTDVAKAVTDIKGGKISFRVDKAANLHALIGKASFTAEQLAENYGALIDELMRLKPSASKGKYLKKITVSATNGPGIPVDTTVIKNYLGEAEA; translated from the coding sequence ATGAGCAAGAACTCCAAGGCCTACAAGGCCGCGCTCGAGAAGATCGACGCCGGGCGCATCTACTCCCCGCTCGAGGCCGCCGGCCTGGCGAAGGAGACCTCCTCGAAGAACCACGACGCCTCCATCGACGTGGCGATCCGCCTCGGCGTGGACCCGCGCAAGGCCGACCAGCTGGTGCGCGGCACCGTGTCGCTGCCCAACGGCACCGGCAAGACCGTGCGCGTGGTGGTCTTCGCCGCCGGCGAGAACGCCACCAAGGCCGAGGAGGCCGGGGCGGACCTGGTCGGCACCGATGAGCTGATCGAGAAGATCCAGGGCGGCTGGACCGATTTCGACGCCGCCATCGCCACCCCCGACCAGATGGCCAAGGTCGGCCGGGTCGCCCGGGTGCTCGGCCCGCGCGGGCTGATGCCGAACCCGAAGACCGGCACCGTGACCACCGACGTGGCCAAGGCCGTCACCGACATCAAGGGCGGCAAGATCTCCTTCCGGGTGGACAAGGCCGCCAACCTGCACGCCCTCATCGGCAAGGCGTCCTTCACCGCCGAGCAGCTCGCCGAGAACTACGGCGCCCTGATCGACGAGCTGATGCGCCTGAAGCCCTCCGCCTCGAAGGGCAAGTACCTGAAGAAGATCACCGTCTCGGCCACCAACGGCCCGGGCATCCCGGTGGACACCACCGTGATCAAGAACTACCTCGGCGAGGCCGAGGCCTAG